The Kwoniella mangroviensis CBS 8507 chromosome 1 map unlocalized Ctg02, whole genome shotgun sequence genome window below encodes:
- a CDS encoding beta-tubulin encodes MTRSVREIVHLQTGQCGNQIGAKFWEVVSEEHGIQADGSYKGTTDIQLERINVYYNEAGSGKYVPRAVLIDLEPGTMDSIRGGPLGSLFRPDNFVFGQSGAGNNWAKGHYTEGAELIDSVLDVVRREAEGCDCLQGFQITHSLGGGTGAGMGTLLISKIREEFPDRMMCTFSVVPSPKVSDTVVEPYNATLSVHQLVENSDETFCIDNEALYDICMRTLKLNTPTYGDLNHLVSVVMSGVTTCLRFPGQLNSDLRKLAVNMVPFPRLHFFMVGFAPLTARGSASYRAVTVPELTQQMFDAKNMMAASDPRHGRYLTVACYYRGKVSMKEIEDQIQAVQTKNSAYFVEWIPGNISAAQCDIPPRNLKMSSTFICNSTSIQSLFKRIGEQFSAMYRRKAYVHWYTGEGMDELEFSEAESNLQDLVSEYLQYQEAGADDELYGDEEIPIEEEEV; translated from the exons ATGACTCGTTCAGTGCGGGAAATCGTTCACCTTCAAACCGGTCAATGTGGTAACCAAATCGGTGCCAAGTTCTG GGAGGTCGTCTCCGAAGAGCACGGTATCCAAGCCGATGGTTCATACAAAGGTACCACCGATATCCAACTTGAACGTATCAACGTCTACTACAATGAAGCCGGTTCTGGTAAATACGTGCCAAGAGCGGTTCTCATTGATTTGGAGCCTGGTACAATGGACTCTATCAGAGGTGGTCCATTAGGTAGTTTGTTCAGACCTGACAACTT TGTCTTCGGTCAAAGTGGTGCTGGTAACAATTGGGCTAAGGGTCACTACACTGAGGGTGCTGAGCTCATCGACTCGGTTCTCGATGTCGTAAGACGAGAGGCTGAGGGATGTGACTGTCTTCAAGGTTTCCAAATCACCCACTCCCTCGGTGGTGGTACTGGTGCCGGTATGGGTACTCTCTTGATCTCTAAGATCCGAGAGGAATTCCCCGATCGAATGATGTGTACCTTCTCCGTCGTTCCTTCTCctaag GTCTCCGATACTGTTGTCGAACCTTACAACGCTACTCTCTCCGTTCACCAATTGGTTGAGAACTCCGACGAGACCTTCTGTATCGATAACGAAGCTCTTTACGATATCTGTATGAGAACTCTCAAACTCAATACCCCCACCTACGGTGATTTGAATCACCTCGTCTCAGTCGTCATGTCAGGTGTTACCACCTGTCTTCGATTCCCAGGTCAATTGAACTCTGACTTGAGAAAATTGGCCGTCAACATGGTTCCCTTCCCTCGTCTCCATTTCTTCATGGTCGGTTTTGCCCCTCTTACCGCCAGAGGTTCAGCTTCCTACAGAGCTGTCACCGTTCCTGAACTCACTCAACAAATGTTCGATGCTAAAAACATGATGGCTGCTTCCGATCCTCGACACGGT CGATACCTTACCGTTGCTTGTTACTACCGAGGTAAGGTCTCAATGAAGGAGATCGAAGACCAAATCCAAGCTGTTCAAACCAAGAACTCTGCCTACTTTGTTGAATGGATCCCCGGAAACATCTCTGCAGCTCAATG TGACATCCCTCCCCGAAACCTCAAGATgtcctccaccttcatctgcaaCTCCACTTCCATCCAATCCCTCTTCAAGCGAATTGGAGAACAGTTCTCTGCGATGTACCGAAGAAAGGCTTATGTCCACTGGTACACTGGAGAAGGTATGGACGAGCTCGAATTC TCCGAAGCCGAGTCCAACTTGCAAGATCTCGTTTCCGAATACTTGCAATACCAAGAAGCAGGTGCCGATGATGAGCTTTACGGTGATGAGGAAATCCCcatcgaggaagaagaggtataa